From Desulfuribacillus stibiiarsenatis, a single genomic window includes:
- a CDS encoding bifunctional diguanylate cyclase/phosphodiesterase encodes MGDKKRPWDFITTKIKYKMMLSALVGLFVISFSTIWVTKFASEQFFYPMVEKNYSLKLGAQAELLDSFIAERLHDIDSYINQVSWNLESFTHGEELSDDWHEQFHLESSLTTYVENQAGVYEQLFVIMPDMRMISSLGMKDLKATEKQYTMAAQLNRARILSSNISNLTQEPISVIAAPIRFKNEVIGVIGGTIHLKHINQLFLKETEKDNIYAVNMLGQYVVHSDFEQLLQNMDEHLAQEDFVEDNGWIIREGLHGGDSTHIFYSRIEENPNWVLISEIPSSILFAEVNTFFSILLYLILAGIIIGLLTTYWASASFSHPIVRMRQVFEKAAAGDLFVRAEEDRSDELGQAAKSFNVMIDRLRNMTFYDPLTELPNLKYFSYYLNSEKSVNKRHIAPFGVILLSINSFKTINETHGFEVGDKLLIEVAKRLERMAIHADSIEFAARFGGDEFILLLKNVPDLRQMEEELTLLLRVLNRPYDISEDSLMLRFILGTVYYPAGFDTDVPSIISTISVARTQAKLSKKSYIIITNEDNNVKEIHQRFLLTNDLAKAIENNELEIYYQPIYDLQDEKTTGLEALLRWHHPQNGMISPTVFIPLAVEAGMIDSIGQWVLKHASIQLLEWHKIGFEGLTMSVNISPEHFAQNSFPFQVKRILDEVQLNPKYLQIEITEEVALYNLEDQEEKLKTLNNWGIRISVDDFGTGYSSFRYLAQLSINQVKIDKSFISNLPNRQKDAAIVKTIVSMSQALEMDCVAEGVETEEQRDFLRSLHCRKMQGYLLTYPLPATEMKTWLEKQKSLA; translated from the coding sequence ATGGGAGATAAGAAACGTCCTTGGGATTTCATAACGACAAAAATTAAATATAAAATGATGTTGTCGGCACTTGTTGGATTGTTTGTGATTAGTTTTTCTACGATTTGGGTGACGAAGTTTGCATCGGAACAATTCTTTTATCCTATGGTGGAGAAAAATTATTCGTTAAAGCTGGGTGCGCAGGCTGAATTGCTGGACAGCTTTATTGCAGAACGGTTACATGATATTGATAGTTACATTAATCAAGTGAGTTGGAATCTTGAAAGTTTCACACACGGTGAGGAACTGTCCGACGATTGGCATGAACAATTCCATCTGGAGTCTTCGCTAACTACCTATGTAGAGAATCAGGCAGGTGTTTATGAGCAGTTGTTCGTGATTATGCCAGATATGCGAATGATTTCATCACTTGGGATGAAAGACTTAAAAGCAACAGAAAAGCAATATACTATGGCAGCGCAGCTCAATCGGGCACGCATATTATCGTCCAACATCTCCAACTTAACGCAGGAACCGATTAGTGTGATTGCAGCACCTATACGATTTAAAAATGAGGTTATCGGTGTCATTGGCGGGACGATACATTTGAAGCATATTAATCAACTGTTTCTTAAGGAAACTGAGAAAGACAATATATATGCTGTGAATATGCTAGGGCAGTATGTCGTTCATTCCGATTTTGAGCAACTACTACAGAATATGGATGAACATCTTGCCCAAGAGGATTTTGTAGAAGATAACGGATGGATTATACGGGAAGGGCTTCATGGTGGGGATTCTACCCATATCTTCTATTCTAGAATAGAGGAAAATCCGAATTGGGTTTTAATTAGTGAAATTCCATCTAGCATTTTGTTTGCAGAAGTGAATACGTTTTTCTCAATTTTACTATATTTAATCCTAGCCGGTATTATCATAGGTTTGCTCACCACCTATTGGGCATCGGCATCTTTTTCGCACCCGATTGTCAGAATGCGGCAAGTATTTGAAAAGGCAGCGGCAGGAGATTTGTTTGTCAGGGCTGAAGAAGATCGTTCGGACGAATTAGGGCAAGCAGCTAAAAGTTTCAATGTAATGATAGATAGGTTAAGGAATATGACATTCTATGATCCTTTGACGGAGTTACCAAACCTAAAGTATTTCTCTTATTATTTGAACTCCGAGAAGTCAGTCAATAAACGTCATATAGCACCTTTTGGTGTAATCCTCCTATCGATTAACTCATTCAAGACTATTAATGAGACACACGGCTTTGAAGTGGGAGATAAGCTATTGATTGAAGTAGCAAAACGCTTAGAGCGCATGGCAATACATGCAGATAGCATAGAATTTGCCGCTCGTTTTGGCGGTGATGAATTTATTTTGCTGCTGAAGAACGTGCCGGACCTCCGACAGATGGAAGAAGAACTAACCCTGCTGTTGCGTGTGTTGAATCGCCCATATGATATTTCCGAAGATAGCCTTATGCTACGGTTTATCCTAGGAACGGTGTATTATCCTGCTGGTTTTGATACAGATGTTCCGTCGATTATATCTACCATTAGTGTTGCTAGAACGCAAGCGAAGCTTTCTAAGAAGTCGTATATCATCATTACGAATGAAGACAACAACGTGAAAGAAATTCATCAACGGTTCTTATTGACGAATGATTTAGCTAAAGCAATAGAGAACAATGAATTAGAGATTTACTATCAACCAATTTACGACTTGCAAGATGAGAAAACTACTGGCTTGGAAGCATTGTTAAGATGGCACCACCCGCAAAACGGGATGATATCTCCTACGGTTTTCATACCGCTTGCCGTAGAGGCAGGAATGATAGATTCAATAGGCCAATGGGTGTTGAAACATGCTAGCATACAATTGCTAGAGTGGCATAAGATAGGGTTTGAAGGCTTGACAATGAGCGTGAATATATCTCCAGAACATTTCGCTCAGAACTCTTTCCCGTTTCAAGTCAAAAGGATTTTAGATGAAGTACAGCTCAATCCTAAATATCTACAAATTGAAATCACAGAAGAAGTTGCCCTATATAATTTAGAGGATCAAGAAGAAAAGCTAAAAACGTTGAACAACTGGGGTATACGGATTTCAGTAGACGATTTCGGGACTGGGTATTCTTCGTTCCGCTACTTAGCACAGCTTAGCATCAATCAGGTGAAAATAGATAAGTCATTCATTAGCAATCTACCCAATCGACAAAAGGATGCGGCGATTGTCAAGACGATTGTTTCTATGAGTCAGGCATTAGAAATGGATTGTGTGGCAGAA